A stretch of the Balearica regulorum gibbericeps isolate bBalReg1 chromosome 15, bBalReg1.pri, whole genome shotgun sequence genome encodes the following:
- the ATPAF2 gene encoding ATP synthase mitochondrial F1 complex assembly factor 2 translates to MWRGCRRLLWGRSSPVWLPRPLLVAGGSGPEGPGGGRAYAPPAERKRFYQNVSISQGEGGFEINLDHRKLKTPQAKLFTVPSEALAIAVATEWDSQKDTIKFYTMHLTTLCNTALDNPTQRNKMQLIRAAVKFLETDTVCYRVEEPAALAELQKNEWDPVVAWAEKRYDVAIGSSTSILGPNIPASTKETFVSHLASYNMWALQGIEYVITQLKSLILSMGLIDRHITVEKAVLLSRLEEEYQIQRWGNVEWAHDYDLCELRARAAAGTLFVHLCSESSTVKHKLLRD, encoded by the exons ATGTGGCGCGGCTGCCGCCGGCTGCTGTGGGGCCGCTCCTCGCCCGTCTGGCTCCCCCGACCGCTTCTTGTCGCTGGCGGGAGCGGCCCAGAGGGGCCGGGTGGGGGCCGGGCCTACGCCCCACCGGCAG AGAGAAAGCGATTTTACCAGAATGTGAGCATCTCTCAAGGAGAAG GAGGCTTTGAAATAAACCTGGACCACCGAAAGCTGAAAACGCCCCAGGCCAAGCTCTTCACTGTCCCCAGTGAGGCCTTGGCCATTGCAGTGGCAACAGAGTGGGACTCCCAGAAAGACACCATCAAGTTCTACACTATGCACCTG ACAACACTGTGCAACACAGCGCTGGACAATCCCACGCAGCGAAACAAAATGCAGCTGATCCGTGCGGCTGTGAAGTTCCTGGAGACTGACACTGTCTG CTATCGTGTGGAGGAGCCAGCCGccttggcagagctgcagaagaatGAATGGGATCCCGTTGTCGCCTGGGCTGAGAAAAG GTACGACGTGGCAATTGGCTCCTCGACCAGCATCCTGGGGCCGAACATTCCAGCCAGCACCAAGGAGACCTTCGTCAGCCATCTGGCGTCCTACAACATGTGGGCCCTGCAAG GTATAGAATATGTAATCACCCAGCTGAAATCTCTGATTCTGTCCATGGGTCTGATTGACAGGCACATTACAGTAGAGAAAGCCGTGCTTCTGTCTCGCCTGGAGGAAGAATACCAG ATTCAGCGGTGGGGTAATGTGGAGTGGGCCCATGACTACGATCTGTGCGAGCTGCGTGCTCGTGCAGCAGCTGGGACTCTCTTTGTTCACCTCTGTTCGGAGAGCTCGACTGTAAAACACAAGCTGTTACGGGACTGA
- the DRC3 gene encoding dynein regulatory complex subunit 3: MSQLYNSIEPNVIDDEMVQKAVEELYPEDIGKLAKREGINFKDVTELQLSFRNILQIDNLWQFENLTNLQLDNNIIEKIEALESLVHLVWLDLSFNNIEVIEGLDTLVKLQDLSLYNNRISKIEHMDTLQELQIFSIGKNNLTTLEDVIYLRRFKNLRTLNLTGNPFCDDEQYMLFVVAHLPDLVYLDFKLVSDTTREIAVLKYQDLTKPLEHKEARALAQLEENQAKQKELEYHKTAFVEYLNGSFLFDSMYAEDTEAAKLAYLPGVGDLLQTYREEFVSVCENLFNYGLKEYEKREAEVSDFYESLREALTANQQEGRKIILDFENRNKRRLDEIHNASSYDVAESKRAEYKEDILQLSEALMTLEMLIADQLEELIKEFKGNIAVIASTFIENVKGIMTQCRDLENRHHEKLLEISITALEKSAKNGFEEDLPDDVRMLLVDKATIVNTVNTSHGIRLLKIDKRECDILSNTYRWQASVTEKAFQNEIDRNRDRVKEIVQYIDSLQEELANLEILEPME; encoded by the exons ATGAGTCAGTTATACAATAGCATCGAGCCAAACGTTATTGATGATGAAATGGTTCAGAAAGCCGTTGAAGAGCTGTATCCAGAGGACATAGGAAAGCTTGCCAAAAGGGAAGGTATTAACTTTAAAGATGTGACAGAGCTACAGCTTAGTTTTAGAA ATATTCTGCAGATTGATAATCTGTGGCAGTTTGAGAATCTGACTAACCTGCAGCTGGACAACAATATTATTGAGAAGATAGAAGCTCTGGAGAGTCTAGTTCACCTTGTATGGCTTG ACTTGTCCTTCAACAATATTGAAGTAATTGAGGGCCTGGATACCCTTGTCAAACTGCAGGACCTCAGTCTCTACAATAACAGAATATCTAAAATTGAGCACATGGACACTCTGCAAGAGCTGCAGATTTTCTCCATAGGAAAGAATAACCTGACCACTCTGGAAGAT GTGATCTACCTCAGGAGGTTTAAAAACTTACGGACACTGAATCTCACTGGGAACCCTTTCTGCGACGATGAGCAGTATATGCTGTTTGTTGTTGCTCATCTTCCAGACCTGGTATACTTGGACTTCAAGCTCGTGAGTGACACCACG CGAGAAATTGCAGTTTTAAAGTATCAAGATCTTACCAAGCCATTGGAACATAAGGAGGCTCGGGCCCTGGCTCAGCTGGAGGAAAACcaggcaaagcagaaagagCTGGAGTACCACAAG ACAGCCTTTGTTGAATACCTGAATGGATCATTCCTGTTTGACAGTATGTATGCAGAGGATACAGAAGCTGCCAAACTGGCTTACCTCCCTGGAGTGGGTGACCTGCTGCAGAC GTACAGGGAGGAGTTTGTCTCAGTTTGTGAGAATCTATTTAACTATGGTCTGAAAGAGTATGAAAAACGAGAAGCTGAAGTCTCTGATTTCTATGAAAGCCTTCGTGAAGCATTAACAGCCAACCAGCaagaaggcaggaaaataaTCCTAGACTTCGAAAATCGGAACAAAAGG AGGCTGGATGAGATTCATAATGCCAGTAGTTATGATGTTGCTGAGTCTAAACGAGCCGAGTACAAGGAGGACATACTTCAGCTGTCAGAAGCGCTCATGACCTTGGAAATGCTGATAGCTGACCAGCTGGAG GAACTAATAAAGGAGTTTAAAGGAAACATTGCTGTCATAGCATCAACATTCATTGAAAACGTGAAGGGAAT AATGACCCAGTGTCGGGACCTGGAAAATCGTCACCATGAAAAGCTGCTAGAAATCTCCATCACTGCACTGGAGAAATCAGCCAAGAATGGGTTTGAGGAGGATTTGCCAGATGATGTTCGAATG CTTCTCGTGGACAAAGCAACCATTGTCAACACAGTCAACACGTCCCATGGCATCCGCCTGCTGAAGATTGATAAGCGAGAGTGCGACATCCTCAGCAACACCTACCGCTGGCAGGCCTCTGTGACAGAGAAG GCTTTCCAAAATGAGATTGACAGAAACCGCGACCGCGTCAAAGAGATTGTTCAGTACATCGacagtctccaggaggagcTGGCTAACCTAGAGATCCTGGAGCCGATGGAGTAG